From the Oncorhynchus nerka isolate Pitt River linkage group LG28, Oner_Uvic_2.0, whole genome shotgun sequence genome, one window contains:
- the LOC115113408 gene encoding protein O-GlcNAcase, which translates to MVQKGKAVVGTSQVEVEASPSSGPSEAGSDAPGSVEEPRSIGVELSVRRKFISGVVEGFYGRPWTMEQRKELFRRQQKWGLNTYLYAPKDDYKHRMFWREMYSVEEAEQLMTLISAAKEYGTEFIYAISPGLDITFSNQKEVSTLKRKLDQVTHFGCKSFALLFDDIDHNMCPADKEVFSSFAHAQVSITNEIFQYLGEPETFLFCPTEYCGTFCYPNVAQSPYLHTVGEKLLPGIEVLWTGPKVVSKDITVESIEEVSKILKRAPVIWDNIHANDYDQKRLFLGPYKGRSTELIPRLKGVLTNPNCEFESNFVAIHTLATWYKSNMNGVRKDVAMTDGEDSTVSIQIKLENEGSDEELETDMLYSPQLALKLALTEWLGEFVVPHQYNSRQVPHSGAKSSAIDVSSLGASSLCSATTVTTVFQQPIMTPTGAPDPNNHPMAKRLQQQEVEEVDVEKKESDEEPMEMVVEKPDETDPESDPVAEAANETKSSLVLIDKMAEDLKPMDTDREVLVPESKSPEEDIDMAPMQTDEQIKQDVFVPGPNEKALYTAEPLSLEDLTLLAELFYLPYEYGPKALHMLKEFNWLRANSSTVSVNCEGKEPEKVAEWKCRAEKFEEMCCSVIQMFTRLSNSANRTILYDLYPYIWDIKSITSMVKSFVQWLGCRSQATAQFLSGDQEPWAFRGGLAGEFQRLLPIDGANDLFFQPPPALPTSKIYSIRPYYAKDEHAVYKICREMYSEGVEELPFSGEEPDLIGDRLVGGFLNLSPDYGFVLEDEEGICGYALGTVDVKPFVKKCKMSWIPSMQEKYNKPDCQKDLSEAEKMMLSFHEEEEGLPESFLSNFPSLIKVDIHAKVTDPSVAKSMMGCLLSSLKANGSIGAFCEVRQADKRMMDFYSKLGCFEVAKMEGFPKDIIIMGRSL; encoded by the exons ATGGTTCAGAAAGGTAAGGCGGTGGTGGGGACGTCTCAAGTGGAGGTTGAGGCGAGCCCAAGCTCGGGGCCGTCTGAGGCTGGTTCAGATGCCCCTGGCTCAGTGGAAGAACCGAGAAGCATCGGGGTGGAACTATCGGTCCGCAGGAAATTCATCAGTGGAGTCGTGGAGG GCTTCTATGGCCGGCCATGGACAATGGAACAAAGGAAAGAGCTGTTCAGGAG ACAGCAGAAATGGGGCTTGAACACATACCTCTACGCGCCTAAAGATGACTACAAACACAGGATGTTCTGGAGAGAGATGTACTCAGTAGAAGAAGCAG AACAACTGATGACCCTGATTAGTGCTGCAAAGGAGTATGGGACCGAGTTCATCTATGCCATCTCCCCAGGCCTAGACATCACCTTCTCTAACCAGAAAGAAGTGTCCACACTCAAGAGAAAACTGGACCAG GTAACTCACTTTGGCTGCAAGTCATTTGCCTTACTGTTTGACGACATCGACCACAACATGTGCCCCGCCGACAAGGAAGTGTTCAGCTCCTTCGCCCATGCCCAGGTGTCCATCACCAATGAGATCTTTCAGTACCTGGGAGAGCCTGAGACCTTCCTCTTCTGCCCCACAG AGTACTGTGGAACGTTCTGTTACCCCAATGTGGCCCAATCTCCCTACCTGCACACAGTGGGAGAGAAGCTGCTGCCTGGTATTGAAGTGCTGTGGACAG GTCCTAAGGTGGTATCCAAAGACATTACAGTGGAGTCCATAGAGGAGGTCTCTAAGATCCTGAAGAGAGCTCCGGTAATCTGGGACAATATCCATGCCAACGACTACGACCAGAAGCGTCTGTTCCTGGGGCCGTACAAGGGGCGCTCCACAGAGCTCATCCCCCGCCTCAAGGGGGTTCTCACCAACCCCAACTGTGAGTTTGAGTCCAACTTTGTGGCCATCCACACCCTGGCCACCTGGTACAAGTCCAACATGAACGGAGTGCGCAAGGATGTTGCCATGA cggATGGAGAGGACAGTACCGTGTCTATCCAGATCAAGCTGGAGAATGAGGGCAGTGATGAGGAGTTAGAGACCGACATGTTGTACAGCCCTCAGCTGGCCCTGAAACTGGCCCTCACAGAGTGGCTGGGGGAGTTTGTAGTGCCTCACCAGTACAACA GTCGCCAGGTACCCCACAGCGGAGCTAAGAGTTCAGCTATTGACGTGTCATCACTAGGtgcctcctccctctgctctgctACTACAGTCACTACAGTGTTCCAACAGCCCATCATGACCCCCACAGGCGCCCCTGACCCCAACAACCACCCCATGGCCAAGAGACTGCAACAAcaagaggtggaggag GTGGATGTTGAGAAGAAGGAGTCTGATGAAGAGCCCATGGAGATGGTTGTGGAGAAACCAGATgaaactgacccagagtcagaccctGTAGCGGAGGCTGCAAATGAGACCAAGAGCAGCCTGGTCCTTATAGACAAGATGGCAGAGGATCTGAAGCccatggacacagacagggaaGTCCTGGTTCCTGAGTCCAAGTCTCCAGAGGAGGACATTGACATGGCCCCCATGCAGACAGACGAACAGATCAAACAG GATGTCTTTGTACCTGGTCCCAATGAGAAGGCATTGTACACggcagagcctctctctctggaGGACCTGACCCTGCTAGCTGAGCTCTTCTACCTGCCCTATGAATACGGACCCAAAGCCCTGCACATGCTCAAGGAGTTCAACTGGCTACGGGCCAATAGCAGCACCGTCAGCGTCAACTGCGAGGGCAAGGAACCAGAGAAG GTTGCGGAGTGGAAGTGCCGGGCTGAGAAGTTTGAGGAGATGTGCTGCTCGGTCATCCAGATGTTCACCAGGCTCTCTAATTCAGCCAACCGCACCATCCTCTACGACCTCTACCCCTACATCTGGGACATCAAGAGCATCACCTCCATGGTCAAGTCCTTTGTCCAGTGGCTAG GGTGCCGTAGTCAGGCCACTGCACAGTTCCTTAGTGGAGACCAAGAGCCTTGGGCCTTTAGGGGCGGTCTAGCAGGAGAGTTCCAG AGATTGTTGCCAATCGACGGGGCAAATGATCTTTTCTTCCAGCCTCCTCCCGCACTGCCAACATCCAAAATCTATTCCATCAGGCCCTACTATGCTAAAGATGAG CATGCAGTTTATAAGATCTGCAGAGAGATGTactctgaaggtgtggaggaaCTGCCCTTCTCTGGAGAGGAGCCAGACCTCATAGGCGACAG GTTAGTAGGAGGGTTCCTGAACCTGAGTCCAGACTATGGGTTTGTCTTGGAGGACGAGGAGGGGATCTGTGGTTACGCTCTGGGCACTGTGGACGTCAAGCCCTTTGTCAAGAAGTGTAAAATGAGCTGGATCCCCTCCATGCAGGAGAAATACAACAAGCCCGACTGCCAGAAGGACCTCTCTGAGGCTGAG AAGATGATGTTGAGTTtccatgaggaggaggagggcctcCCAGAGTCATTCCTCTCCAACTTCCCGTCCCTCATCAAAGTGGACATACATGCCAAGGTCACCGACCCCAGCGTGGCCAAGAGCATGATGGGATGCCTGCTCTCCTCCCTAAAGGCCAATG GTTCCATTGGTGCGTTCTGTGAGGTGCGTCAGGCAGACAAGAGGATGATGGACTTCTACAGTAAGCTTGGCTGCTTCGAGGTTGCCAAGATGGAGGGCTTCCCCAAAGACATAATCATCATGGGCCGCAGCCTTTGA